A stretch of the Rosa rugosa chromosome 5, drRosRugo1.1, whole genome shotgun sequence genome encodes the following:
- the LOC133709001 gene encoding WRKY transcription factor 72B-like: protein MQLAKRRSKSMEIEKSLLGNSVMEENRMKSDGDDSEGTSKDINKGGDVEEVAEGKYNLKLQPSPTQKDRAQSKHKQEADDELELAKAEMGEVREENKRLKVLLAQIVKDYQELQMHFLDVIQKQETNKKSMDTSSTADHQGTVSAEADELVSLSLGRTSSSTSTHDHHLRKDHHEMMKKTSRDDDYGVMNEAGLALELGCRSFEPAAADHETTKVNSSSEINSSAADPKEDEVTKIWPPSKMLKTRDDDVSQQQTHLKKARVSVRARCDAPTLNDGCQWRKYGQKIAKGNPCPRAYYRCTVSPSCPVRKQVQRCAEDMSILITTYEGNHNHPLPMSATAMASTTSAAASMLQSHSSTSQQGLVNSTTAPISTSTSNLHGHGPNFTNSLSQNSSRLLPQSQFYFPNSSISTNNSHPTITLDLTAPSPSHFGLRFPSGLPRYSSSTSLNFSSSSSSSFDHNTLLQAPNWINNPAAAGYFNYGTVLSHRNRMNQAVGGSSLNNGKQPFQEPNFYQSYIQNSQKAAPAAPQHHLFTETLATATKAITSNPTFQSALAAALTSFVGANGGTRGAVRETSHIVNGSSSTESSGLKLKWGESLTPINPIYPSTQKGIGCASPGYLNKSSSPLN from the exons ATGCAATTAGCAAAGAGGCGTTCAAAATCAATGGAGATTGAAAAGTCTTTGCTGGGAAATTCAGTTATGGAAGAGAACAGAATGAAATCTGATGGTGATGATTCAGAAGGCACTTCCAAAGATATAAACAAG GGAGGAGATGTTGAAGAAGTAGCTGAAGGAAAATACAATTTGAAGCTGCAGCCTTCACCTACACAAAAGGATAGAGCTCAGAGCAAGCACAAACAG GAAGCAGATGATGAACTGGAATTAGCTAAAGCTGAAATGGGGGAGgttagagaagaaaataaaaggcTAAAGGTGTTATTAGCGCAAATCGTGAAGGATTACCAGGAACTTCAGATGCATTTTCTTGATGTTAttcaaaaacaagaaacaaataaGAAATCTATGGATACCAGTAGTACAGCTGATCATCAAGGAACTGTTTCGGCTGAAGCTGATGAACTTGTGTCCCTTAGCCTTGGGAGAACCTCGAGTAGTACTAGTACTCATGATCATCATCTCAGAAAGGATCATCATGAGATGATGAAAAAGACCAGCAGAGATGACGATTACGGGGTAATGAATGAAGCTGGACTTGCATTGGAATTGGGATGCAGATCATTTGAGCCAGCTGCTGCTGATCATGAAACTACGAAGGTTAATTCAAGCTCCGAAATTAATAGTTCAGCCGCAGATCCAAAGGAAGACGAAGTAACTAAGATATGGCCGCCTAGTAAAATGTTGAAGACAAGAGATGATGATGTTTCACAACAGCAGACCCATTTGAAGAAAGCTAGGGTTTCTGTCCGAGCTAGATGCGATGCTCCAACA TTGAATGATGGATGTCAATGGAGAAAATATGGACAGAAAATAGCAAAAGGAAATCCATGCCCTCGAGCATACTACCGTTGCACAGTTTCACCGTCGTGCCCTGTGAGAAAACAA GTGCAAAGATGTGCGGAAGACATGTCGATATTGATCACAACCTATGAGGGTAACCACAACCATCCACTTCCCATGTCAGCCACGGCCATGGCCTCCACCACCTCCGCCGCGGCATCCATGCTTCAGTCTCACTCATCCACCTCGCAACAAGGCCTTGTCAACTCAACCACCGCCcccatctccacctccactaGTAACCTCCATGGCCATGGACCAAACTTCACCAATAGTCTCTCCCAGAATTCATCGAGACTACTACCACAGTCACAGTTCTATTTCCCCAACAGTTCAATCTCAACCAACAATTCCCACCCAACCATCACCCTTGATCTCACTGCTCCATCTCCCTCCCATTTCGGACTAAGATTTCCTTCAGGGTTACCGAGATATTCCTCGAGTACAAGCCTCAACTTTTCGTCAtcgtcttcctcttctttcGACCACAACACATTACTACAAGCACCAAATTGGATTAACAATCCCGCTGCTGCAGGCTATTTCAACTATGGGACGGTACTATCTCATCGGAATAGGATGAACCAAGCTGTTGGGGGGTCTTCTCTTAACAACGGAAAGCAGCCATTTCAAGAACCTAATTTCTACCAATCTTACATACAAAATTCTCAGAAAGCAGCTCCTGCTGCACCTCAGCATCATCTGTTTACAGAGACATTAGCCACTGCAACAAAAGCAATCACATCAAACCCTACGTTTCAATCAGCTTTAGCAGCGGCACTCACGTCATTTGTTGGTGCTAATGGGGGTACTAGAGGGGCGGTCAGAGAAACTAGTCACATCGTTAATGGCAGTAGTAGTACTGAAAGTTCTGGGCTGAAATTGAAGTGGGGTGAGTCCTTGACGCCGATTAATCCAATCTACCCATCAACCCAGAAAGGAATCGGGTGCGCATCACCAGGCTACTTGAACAAATCATCGTCGCCATTGAATTAG